The proteins below come from a single Oryzias latipes chromosome 14, ASM223467v1 genomic window:
- the ncf1 gene encoding neutrophil cytosol factor 1, with the protein MEDVYVRHVELLGIEKRFFPTQHFVYMLMVKWSDQSEKLIYRSYPEIHTFHKSLKDMFPIEAGQIEAKDRIIPKLPAPRWLESQKSRENRKTTLVDYCHLLVSLPPHISRCKELSNFFKVRPEDENPPAPNITKRNQTFVVSKEPAQGTAAEISGPIILDTYRVIADFEKTSKHELNLHDGDLVEILEKNSNGWWFCQCEAKRGWVPASYLEPLDGPEEAEEAEPDYEGELHVTTNAYKAEQDDEISLDLGETVEVIHKLLDGWWVVRKGDETGHFPSMFLTKASKRIQTLRTNLHGQRPPPRRSTIKNAKSIHNRSRQRLSQEAYRRNSRRYLQQKGGRLASPHRSSRGSGKSPLTERKNHDNIPELHGSETETKRETPVIPPRPSPELILERCTANTCKKVSIHRSQSGSSSQNQDQKK; encoded by the exons ATGGAGGACGTCTACGTCCGGCACGTTGAGCTGCTGGGCATCGAGAAACGCTTCTTCCCGACTCAGCACTTT GTGTACATGCTGATGGTGAAGTGGAGCGACCAGTCGGAGAAGCTCATCTACAGGAGCTATCCTGAAATCCACACTTTCCAT AAATCCCTGAAGGACATGTTTCCCATCGAGGCTGGTCAGATCGAGGCGAAGGACAGAATCATCCCTAAACTCCCAG CTCCACGATGGCTGGAGAGCCAGAAATccagagaaaacagaaagacGACCTTGGTGGAttactgccacctgctggtcaGCCTGCCGCCCCACATCTCCCGCTGCAAAGAACTCTCCAACTTTTTCAAGGTTCGCCCTGAGGATGAAAACCCACCGGCGCCAAACAT AACCAAGAGAAACCAGACCTTTGTGGTGTCTAAAGAACCGGCCCAGGGCACTGCTGCTG AGATCTCTGGGCCCATCATCCTGGACACCTACAGAGTGATTGcagactttgaaaaaacatctaaacacGAGCTCAACCTGCACGACGGCGACCTCGTGGAGATCTTGGAGAAAAATTCGAATG GTTGGTGGTTCTGTCAGTGCGAGGCCAAACGGGGATGGGTGCCTGCATCTTACTTGGAGCCGCTGGATGGACcggaggaggcagaggaggcaGAACCTGACTATGAAG GAGAGCTTCACGTCACCACCAACGCCTACAAGGCGGAACAGGACGACGAGATCTCTCTGGACCTGGGGGAGACCGTGGAGGTTATTCACAAGCTGCTGGATGGATGGTGGGTGGTCAG GAAAGGGGATGAGACTGGTCATTTTCCATCAATGTTCCTGACCAAAGCCAGCAAGAGAATTCAGACGCTGAGGACCAACCTGCATGGACAGAGGCCTCCTCCACGCAG GTCCACCAtcaaaaatgccaaaagcaTCCATAACAGGTCTCGCCAGCGGCTCTCTCAGGAAGCCTACCGCAGGAACAGTCGCAGATACCTGCAGCAGAAAGGCGGCCGCCTGGCCTCGCCTCACAGGAGCTCCAGAGGCTCGGGGAAGTCTCCTCTGACGGAGAGGAAGAACCACG ATAACATTCCTGAGCTGCATGGATCGGAGACCGAGACGAAGAGGGAAACCCCGGTCATCCCCCCCCGGCCCAGTCCTGAGCTCATCCTGGAGCGCTGCACTGCAAACACCTGCAAGAAAGTCAGCATACACAGGTCCCAGTCCGGTTCTTCCAGCCAGAACCAGgaccaaaaaaagtaa